From Balneola sp. MJW-20:
GTCCTCCAAAAAAGTGATAGTCTACTACAAGACTTCCCCTCTCGTTGAACTCCTTCATTCGGTCAAGTGCCTCACTAAGATTTAGAATCTCTTCGGCCATAGAATCTGTCATCATACTGGCGGAAGGATCTTCAATATCATCTAATTCAACCATTGAGTATTCCCCGCCACGTTTTACCGCATTTCTTTTTTCTGCATAATTGATGAGAATTCGCTTCATAGCCAGGGCTGCAACTCCCAGAAAATGGGCACGGCTTTGCCATTCTACGCGGTCATGGTCTATGAGTTTAAAGTACGCTTCATGAACCAGCGCGGTGGTATCGAGGGTATGGCCATTGCGTTCGAATCGCAGCTTTTGATGGGCAATATTCTTCATTTCCCCGTAAACGAGGGGAAGCAGTTTATTGATCGCTTCTTTGTCGCCGGCCTGTGAAGCCTGCAGCATCTGCGTCAGTGCCTGTTTGTTATAGCTTTGTTCTTCCGGCATACCTCTGACCTCTCCCACGTTTATTTCCATTATGAGGTCATTCAGATCATACCCAACTTAGCAAATTAAGGGAATAAGTCAATTCAGCGGCTTTTAAAAGGGATCTGAAAAAATCATGATCACCCTCGTTTTTTTTCCTGCGTAAGTAACAGAGATCACCTGTAAATATCATTTGATGATTTCAGGGGATCTCATGAGAAAACATAAAGTAACTCTTGAGGTATGCATCATGAAATCACAAATATCCGTATTACTTACGATTCTAGTGTTAATATTAATCGCTTCTTGTGGAAA
This genomic window contains:
- a CDS encoding ECF-type sigma factor; this translates as MEINVGEVRGMPEEQSYNKQALTQMLQASQAGDKEAINKLLPLVYGEMKNIAHQKLRFERNGHTLDTTALVHEAYFKLIDHDRVEWQSRAHFLGVAALAMKRILINYAEKRNAVKRGGEYSMVELDDIEDPSASMMTDSMAEEILNLSEALDRMKEFNERGSLVVDYHFFGGLTWKEISEVMGIAPVTVRRAWTAAQLWLKRELNSPDSNH